In Phaeobacter piscinae, one genomic interval encodes:
- a CDS encoding glycosyltransferase family 2 protein — MTGPALAPGSVPLPEISLAAAYRLRWQRRRLLWRAFRSRHQLRRVTDHTAILPDNALIAITVLRNEATRIPFFLQFYRELGVDHFLIVDNNSDDGGAEYLAAQPDVSLWHTTASYRDARFGLDWATWLQIRYGHRRWCLSVDADELLVFGGDAQHGLRGLTHWLDRKGRVGFGALMLDLLPKGPLGKVSYSPGDDPRTVLPWFDPGPYRAVRQAPRGNLWVQGGTRDRVFFAAEPQRAPTLNKIPLIKWDRRYAYTNSTHAALPRRLNALYDGPNAVLPSGVLLHSKFLPEITEKARVEKQRGQHFGQPHQFEGYYDQLAAGPDLWHDKALRYEGPDQLEALGLARAPEWDAD, encoded by the coding sequence GTGACGGGGCCTGCTTTGGCTCCGGGCTCTGTGCCGCTGCCGGAGATTTCGCTGGCGGCGGCCTATCGATTGAGATGGCAGCGCCGTCGGCTTCTCTGGCGGGCATTTCGATCGCGTCACCAACTTCGCAGGGTGACGGATCATACCGCCATCCTGCCAGATAACGCGCTGATCGCCATCACAGTGCTGCGGAACGAGGCGACCCGGATCCCCTTTTTCCTGCAATTTTACCGGGAGTTGGGTGTTGATCACTTCCTTATTGTCGACAACAACAGCGACGATGGGGGCGCGGAATATCTTGCCGCCCAGCCCGATGTCTCGCTCTGGCACACGACCGCCAGCTACCGCGATGCGCGATTTGGTCTGGACTGGGCGACCTGGCTGCAGATCCGCTATGGTCACCGTCGTTGGTGCCTGAGCGTTGACGCAGATGAATTGCTGGTGTTTGGCGGTGATGCGCAACACGGCTTGCGTGGCCTGACCCATTGGCTTGACCGCAAGGGCAGGGTTGGGTTTGGTGCCTTGATGCTGGATCTTCTCCCCAAGGGGCCGCTGGGAAAGGTGAGTTATTCCCCCGGCGATGATCCCCGTACTGTGTTGCCGTGGTTTGATCCCGGTCCCTATCGCGCAGTACGTCAGGCACCGCGCGGCAATCTGTGGGTGCAGGGCGGCACGCGGGACCGGGTGTTTTTCGCTGCTGAGCCGCAGCGGGCACCGACGTTGAACAAAATCCCGTTGATCAAATGGGATCGCCGCTACGCCTACACTAACTCCACTCATGCGGCGCTGCCGCGACGGCTCAATGCGCTCTATGATGGACCGAATGCTGTGCTGCCATCCGGGGTGCTTCTGCATAGCAAATTCCTGCCTGAGATCACGGAGAAGGCGCGGGTCGAAAAACAGCGCGGTCAGCATTTCGGTCAGCCGCATCAGTTCGAAGGTTACTATGATCAATTGGCGGCTGGCCCGGACCTCTGGCACGACAAGGCGTTGCGCTATGAGGGGCCGGATCAGCTTGAGGCGCTGGGGCTGGCCCGCGCCCCGGAGTGGGACGCGGACTGA
- a CDS encoding alpha-ketoglutarate-dependent dioxygenase AlkB family protein: MMKLRLRGFELTKPLLDMDGQQRLIECLRPVLRAAPLFSPEVPGGGKMSVRMTSAGAYGWVSDRDGYRYEERHPAGQRWPEIPTEILDIWHATTGLERRPDCCLINYYGEGARMGLHQDKDEADFTYPVVSISLGDDGLLRIGNQTRGGKTDTVWLNSGDVVVMGGDARLTYHGVDRIRFKSSRLLPKGGRINLTLRVVT; encoded by the coding sequence ATGATGAAGTTGCGATTGCGGGGGTTTGAGCTGACAAAACCCCTTCTGGATATGGACGGGCAGCAGCGGCTGATTGAGTGCCTGCGCCCGGTTCTGCGCGCCGCACCGCTGTTTTCGCCCGAGGTGCCCGGTGGCGGTAAGATGTCTGTGCGGATGACGTCAGCCGGGGCCTATGGCTGGGTCAGTGACCGGGACGGGTACCGGTATGAAGAGCGCCATCCGGCCGGGCAGCGCTGGCCTGAGATCCCAACAGAGATTCTGGACATCTGGCATGCGACCACCGGTTTAGAGCGGCGCCCTGATTGTTGTCTGATCAACTATTATGGCGAAGGGGCACGGATGGGCTTGCATCAGGACAAGGACGAGGCCGATTTCACCTATCCGGTGGTGTCAATCTCTCTTGGGGACGACGGTCTGCTGCGGATTGGCAATCAAACGCGCGGTGGCAAAACCGACACCGTCTGGCTGAATTCGGGCGATGTGGTCGTGATGGGCGGGGATGCCCGGCTGACTTATCACGGGGTGGACCGTATTCGGTTCAAATCCTCACGTCTGCTGCCAAAAGGGGGGCGGATCAATCTGACCCTGCGCGTGGTGACCTGA
- a CDS encoding ABC transporter permease, giving the protein MFEQRHKRSHLSSLIAMGEVVFHSVARSVRSKHNNAFMALALNLTQAVMFVVVFYLMFSLLGLRGAAIRGDFLLYVMSGVFLFLTHTKAVAAVSGAEGPSSPMMQHAPMNTIVAILSAALGSLYIQVLSMLIILFVYHVAFTPIEIEEPIAAFGMVLLSWITGAAVGLILLVMKPWSPGTVGIISTIYQRANMIASGKMFLANTLPSFMLSMFDWNPLFHCIDQARGFVFINYNPHFSNWQYACWVALILIMIGLMGEFYTRRRASISWGAKR; this is encoded by the coding sequence ATGTTCGAGCAGCGCCACAAACGGTCCCACCTCAGCAGCCTCATCGCCATGGGCGAGGTTGTGTTTCATTCCGTGGCGCGCAGTGTGCGGTCCAAGCATAACAATGCCTTCATGGCGCTTGCCCTCAATTTGACGCAGGCCGTGATGTTTGTCGTTGTCTTTTATCTGATGTTCTCATTGCTTGGTCTGCGCGGCGCAGCCATTCGTGGTGATTTCCTGCTCTATGTCATGTCAGGCGTCTTTCTGTTTCTGACCCACACCAAGGCTGTCGCGGCTGTCTCAGGCGCCGAGGGGCCGAGCAGCCCAATGATGCAACATGCGCCGATGAACACCATCGTTGCTATTCTTTCAGCAGCACTCGGCTCTCTCTACATTCAGGTGCTGTCGATGCTGATCATCCTGTTTGTTTATCACGTCGCTTTCACCCCGATTGAAATTGAAGAGCCAATCGCGGCCTTTGGTATGGTCTTGCTATCGTGGATTACAGGTGCGGCTGTTGGTCTGATTCTATTGGTAATGAAACCATGGTCACCAGGGACCGTGGGCATCATTTCCACAATCTATCAGCGGGCCAATATGATCGCCTCGGGCAAGATGTTTCTGGCCAATACCCTGCCCAGTTTCATGCTCTCGATGTTTGACTGGAACCCGCTGTTTCACTGCATTGATCAGGCCCGCGGGTTTGTGTTCATCAACTACAATCCGCATTTCAGCAATTGGCAGTATGCCTGCTGGGTCGCCCTGATACTGATCATGATTGGCCTGATGGGGGAGTTTTACACGCGTCGCCGTGCTTCGATCAGTTGGGGAGCGAAGCGCTAG
- a CDS encoding ABC transporter permease subunit: protein MRRFILIAIPYAWLLALFLVPFAIVFKISLSDAAVARPPYMPQFDWVTGIGAFLAELDFENFTWLTEDDLYWKAYLSSLRIAVVSTILTLLVGYPMAYGMARAPSEWRPTLMMLVILPFWTSFLIRVYAWMGILSNEGLLNQFLIWAGLIDTPLTILNTNTAVYIGIVYTYLPFMILPIYSALERLDGSLIEAAEDLGCSRMEAFWLVTIPLSRAGIIAGCFLVFIPTLGEFVIPSLLGGSDTLMIGKVLWEEFFSNRDWPVASAVAVVLLLILIVPIVLFQRNQQKQQEADQ, encoded by the coding sequence ATGCGCCGCTTCATCCTGATCGCCATACCCTATGCCTGGCTATTGGCACTGTTTCTTGTGCCCTTCGCAATCGTCTTCAAAATCTCGCTCTCGGATGCCGCCGTTGCCCGCCCGCCCTATATGCCGCAGTTCGACTGGGTCACCGGTATCGGCGCCTTCCTCGCGGAGCTTGATTTTGAGAATTTCACTTGGCTGACCGAAGATGATCTCTACTGGAAAGCCTATCTCAGCTCGCTGCGCATTGCGGTCGTCTCAACGATTCTGACGTTACTGGTCGGCTATCCGATGGCCTACGGCATGGCACGCGCGCCTTCGGAATGGCGCCCAACGCTGATGATGCTGGTGATCCTGCCGTTCTGGACCAGCTTTCTGATCCGGGTCTATGCCTGGATGGGAATCCTGTCGAACGAGGGCCTTTTGAATCAGTTCCTGATATGGGCCGGGCTGATTGATACACCGCTGACGATCCTGAACACCAATACCGCCGTCTATATCGGCATCGTCTACACTTATCTGCCGTTCATGATCCTGCCGATCTATTCTGCGCTGGAACGGTTGGATGGTTCGCTCATTGAGGCTGCCGAAGATCTGGGGTGCTCGCGCATGGAGGCCTTCTGGCTGGTCACTATTCCCCTGTCCCGCGCAGGTATCATCGCGGGCTGTTTCCTCGTCTTTATTCCGACCCTGGGCGAATTCGTGATCCCGTCGCTGCTGGGTGGATCTGATACACTGATGATTGGCAAAGTGCTGTGGGAAGAGTTCTTCTCTAACCGTGACTGGCCGGTGGCATCAGCGGTGGCGGTTGTGCTCCTGCTGATCCTGATCGTGCCCATCGTGCTGTTCCAGCGCAACCAGCAGAAACAACAGGAGGCGGACCAATGA
- a CDS encoding 3-deoxy-manno-octulosonate cytidylyltransferase has product MSVLIVIPARFASTRYPGKPLVALTGASGERQTLIERSWRAAMAVNGVDRVVVATDDERIRDAATGFGAEVVMTSESCGNGTERCAEALANLGGDYEIVVNLQGDAPLTPHWFVEDLISGLRGAPDKGLATPVLRCDGATLNSLLADRKAGRVGGTTAVFGRDNNALYFSKEVVPFTSTTYEADQDTPVFHHVGVYAYRPDALSAYPGWLVGPLETLEGLEQLRFLENGRKILCVEVEARGREFWELNNPEDVPLIEAMMKKMGHK; this is encoded by the coding sequence ATGTCCGTTCTGATTGTCATCCCCGCCCGTTTCGCCTCCACACGGTATCCTGGCAAGCCGCTTGTTGCCTTGACCGGTGCCAGCGGAGAACGCCAAACGCTGATTGAACGATCCTGGCGCGCTGCCATGGCCGTCAATGGTGTCGACCGTGTGGTGGTGGCCACCGATGATGAGCGGATTCGTGATGCTGCGACAGGGTTCGGCGCTGAGGTGGTCATGACTTCCGAAAGTTGCGGCAACGGGACCGAGCGCTGTGCGGAGGCGCTAGCTAACCTCGGCGGGGATTACGAAATCGTGGTGAACCTGCAAGGGGACGCGCCGCTGACGCCGCATTGGTTTGTTGAAGATCTGATCTCGGGTCTGCGCGGTGCCCCTGACAAGGGGCTGGCAACACCGGTGTTGCGTTGCGATGGGGCGACGCTGAACAGCCTGCTGGCCGACCGTAAGGCCGGTCGCGTCGGAGGCACCACCGCTGTGTTCGGGCGGGATAACAACGCGCTCTACTTCTCAAAGGAAGTGGTGCCGTTCACCTCCACGACGTATGAGGCCGATCAGGACACCCCGGTGTTCCATCACGTCGGGGTCTATGCCTATCGGCCAGACGCGCTGAGTGCTTATCCAGGGTGGCTTGTCGGCCCCTTGGAGACGCTGGAGGGGCTGGAGCAGCTGCGTTTTCTGGAGAACGGGCGCAAGATCCTCTGCGTCGAGGTTGAGGCGCGCGGACGTGAATTCTGGGAGCTGAACAACCCCGAAGACGTGCCGTTGATTGAGGCGATGATGAAAAAGATGGGTCACAAATAG
- the cysQ gene encoding 3'(2'),5'-bisphosphate nucleotidase CysQ has product MTYNDLIPVIRRLAIEAGEKIMEIYNSDEFEVKVKSDESPVTAADEAADALISAGLRAAFPDVMLVTEEQADSHSKSGDTFLIVDPLDGTKEFIHRRGDFTVNIALVEKGVPTRGVVYAPARSRMFFTLADGSAVEETGAFDPTTMGEIKPIRVADSDNDALMVVASKSHRDQATDDYINKYVVKDSKSAGSSLKFCLVATGEADLYPRVGRTMEWDTAAGHAVLGGAGGQVVRFDDHSPLTYGKEGYANPFFIAYAPGVELKKA; this is encoded by the coding sequence GTGACATATAATGACCTTATTCCGGTGATCCGCCGATTGGCGATCGAGGCCGGAGAGAAGATCATGGAGATCTACAACTCGGATGAATTCGAGGTGAAGGTGAAGTCGGACGAAAGCCCGGTCACCGCCGCCGATGAGGCCGCAGATGCGCTGATCTCCGCCGGGCTGCGGGCGGCATTTCCGGATGTAATGCTGGTCACCGAAGAACAGGCCGACTCGCATAGCAAGAGCGGCGACACCTTTCTCATTGTTGACCCCTTGGATGGAACCAAGGAGTTTATCCATCGCCGCGGCGACTTCACCGTGAATATTGCGCTGGTCGAGAAGGGCGTGCCGACTCGCGGTGTGGTCTATGCTCCGGCGCGGTCGCGAATGTTCTTCACATTGGCGGATGGCTCTGCGGTTGAGGAAACCGGTGCGTTTGATCCCACCACGATGGGAGAGATCAAACCCATTCGCGTCGCAGATAGCGACAATGATGCATTGATGGTGGTTGCCTCCAAATCGCACCGCGATCAGGCGACTGATGACTACATCAATAAATATGTAGTGAAAGACAGCAAAAGCGCAGGCTCGTCGTTGAAGTTCTGTCTGGTCGCCACCGGGGAAGCCGATCTTTACCCACGGGTTGGCCGCACAATGGAATGGGACACCGCAGCTGGTCATGCCGTTCTGGGGGGCGCCGGTGGTCAGGTGGTGCGTTTCGATGATCACAGCCCACTCACCTATGGCAAGGAAGGATACGCAAACCCCTTCTTTATTGCCTATGCGCCGGGTGTGGAGCTGAAGAAAGCCTGA
- the galU gene encoding UTP--glucose-1-phosphate uridylyltransferase GalU → MRRKVTKAIFPVAGLGTRFLPATKSVPKEIMTLVDRPLVQYAIDEAREAGIKEFIFVTSRGKGALEDYFDHSPMLEQELRKKGKDDLLDILKATNMDSGAIAYIRQHQALGLGHAVWCARRLIANEPFAVILPDDVIAAETPCLKQMVEAYEETGGNMVAAMEVPPEQTSSYGVLDVRDDMGSVVSVNGMVEKPKSEEAPSNLAVIGRYILAPSVLRNLNKKKQGAGGEIQLTDAIAEDIAADVPVYGYRFRGQRFDCGSKAGFLQATVAFALAREELRDDLMCYINQIAQVDKAAQ, encoded by the coding sequence ATGCGTAGAAAAGTAACGAAGGCAATTTTTCCGGTGGCCGGTCTTGGAACGCGATTCCTGCCAGCCACCAAATCGGTTCCCAAAGAAATCATGACGCTGGTGGATCGTCCGCTGGTCCAATACGCCATCGATGAGGCGCGTGAAGCTGGGATCAAGGAATTCATCTTTGTCACCTCGCGTGGCAAAGGCGCGCTTGAGGACTATTTCGACCACTCGCCCATGCTCGAACAGGAGCTGCGCAAGAAGGGCAAGGACGACCTGCTGGATATCCTGAAGGCGACCAATATGGACTCCGGCGCGATTGCCTATATTCGTCAGCATCAGGCGCTGGGCCTTGGCCATGCAGTGTGGTGTGCGCGTCGCCTGATTGCGAATGAGCCCTTTGCGGTGATCCTGCCAGACGACGTGATCGCGGCGGAAACGCCCTGCCTCAAGCAGATGGTGGAAGCCTATGAAGAAACCGGCGGCAATATGGTTGCGGCCATGGAGGTTCCGCCGGAGCAGACATCCTCCTATGGCGTGCTGGATGTGCGCGATGACATGGGATCGGTCGTTTCCGTGAATGGCATGGTCGAAAAACCCAAATCTGAAGAGGCGCCATCCAATCTGGCGGTGATTGGCCGCTATATTCTGGCGCCTTCTGTGCTGCGCAATCTCAACAAGAAGAAGCAGGGCGCTGGCGGTGAGATCCAGCTGACTGATGCCATCGCGGAAGACATTGCCGCTGATGTTCCAGTCTATGGCTACCGGTTCCGTGGTCAGCGATTTGATTGCGGGTCCAAGGCGGGCTTCCTGCAGGCAACGGTTGCCTTCGCGCTGGCGCGCGAGGAACTGCGTGATGATCTGATGTGCTATATCAATCAGATTGCCCAAGTCGATAAGGCGGCGCAATAA
- a CDS encoding ABC transporter permease gives MTRLSWFNTVSLTLGFAFLYIPMVILIIFSFNESKLVTVWAGFSVKWYGELLQNEAFLNAAWVTLKVAVMSSTIATVLGTMAAYVLVRGGRFLGRTLFSGMIYAPLVMPEVITGLSLLLLFIGIGLDRGVMTIVLAHTTFSMCYVSVVVSSRLVTFDRSLEEAALDLGCSAAEAFRLVTLPIIAPAVISGWLLAFTLSLDDLVIASFTSGPAATTLPIKIFSAVRLGVSPEINALSTIMIAIVTVGVVTASLVTKRQLVRQRRDEQNAERS, from the coding sequence ATGACCCGATTGAGCTGGTTCAACACGGTTTCGCTGACACTGGGGTTTGCGTTTCTTTATATCCCGATGGTGATCCTGATCATCTTCAGCTTCAATGAAAGCAAACTGGTCACCGTCTGGGCGGGGTTCTCCGTCAAATGGTATGGTGAATTGTTACAGAACGAGGCGTTTCTGAATGCGGCCTGGGTAACGCTGAAGGTGGCTGTGATGTCCTCGACCATCGCGACGGTTCTGGGCACCATGGCGGCCTATGTTCTGGTGCGCGGCGGGCGGTTTTTGGGCCGTACGCTGTTTTCCGGCATGATCTATGCGCCGCTGGTTATGCCAGAGGTGATCACCGGCCTGTCGCTTCTACTTCTGTTCATCGGCATCGGTCTCGATCGCGGCGTGATGACCATCGTGCTGGCACATACGACATTTTCAATGTGCTACGTCTCGGTTGTCGTGTCGTCACGGCTGGTGACCTTTGATCGATCGCTGGAAGAGGCCGCGCTGGATCTGGGCTGCTCCGCGGCTGAAGCATTCCGCCTTGTGACGTTGCCGATCATCGCACCTGCGGTCATCTCTGGCTGGCTCTTGGCCTTCACTCTGTCGCTGGACGATCTGGTGATCGCGTCATTCACCTCCGGTCCAGCCGCAACGACCCTGCCGATCAAGATTTTCTCAGCCGTGCGGCTGGGGGTCAGCCCGGAGATCAACGCGCTTTCCACGATCATGATCGCCATCGTAACCGTCGGCGTGGTCACTGCCTCGCTGGTCACCAAACGCCAGCTGGTACGCCAGCGCCGCGATGAGCAAAACGCCGAACGCAGCTAA
- the galE gene encoding UDP-glucose 4-epimerase GalE, protein MTYILVTGGAGYIGSHACKALRAAGFTPVTYDNLVTGWQDAVKFGPFEKGDLSDRARLDEVFAKYQPAAVMHFAALSQVGEAMSEPGRYWANNVGGSLTLIEAAVAAGCLDFVFSSTCATYGEHDNVVLDESTPQVPLNAYGASKRAVEEILRDFGASHGLRSVIFRYFNVAGADPEAEVGEFHRPETHLVPLVLDAIDGKRDALTIFGTDYDTPDGTCVRDYVHVCDLVDAHVLGLNWLKDGKGSQVFNLGTGTGFSVREVMDKAEATTGKSVPHSIGPRRAGDCTKLVSGSVRAATLLGWEPTRSDLETMIADAWGWHKAGAYER, encoded by the coding sequence TTGACATATATTCTGGTGACCGGTGGGGCCGGCTATATCGGTTCCCACGCTTGCAAGGCGCTGCGCGCGGCTGGGTTCACACCTGTGACCTATGACAATCTGGTAACGGGCTGGCAGGATGCGGTGAAATTCGGCCCCTTCGAGAAGGGGGACCTGAGCGATCGCGCGCGACTGGACGAAGTATTTGCTAAGTATCAGCCTGCCGCGGTTATGCATTTCGCCGCCCTGAGTCAGGTGGGTGAAGCCATGAGTGAACCTGGCCGTTACTGGGCCAACAACGTAGGTGGCTCGCTGACACTGATTGAGGCCGCAGTGGCCGCCGGTTGCCTCGATTTCGTCTTTTCCTCCACCTGTGCCACCTACGGTGAGCACGACAATGTGGTGCTGGACGAAAGCACGCCGCAGGTGCCTTTGAATGCCTATGGTGCGTCCAAACGTGCGGTTGAGGAAATCCTGCGTGACTTTGGCGCGTCGCACGGGCTGCGATCGGTGATTTTCCGGTATTTCAACGTGGCGGGTGCTGATCCGGAGGCTGAGGTGGGCGAATTCCATCGCCCCGAGACCCACCTGGTGCCGCTGGTCCTGGATGCGATTGACGGCAAACGCGATGCGCTGACCATATTCGGAACCGATTACGACACGCCAGATGGGACTTGCGTACGCGACTACGTCCATGTCTGCGATCTGGTTGATGCCCATGTTCTGGGTCTCAACTGGCTGAAAGATGGCAAGGGCAGCCAAGTCTTCAATCTGGGGACAGGCACCGGGTTTTCTGTGCGCGAAGTGATGGACAAGGCCGAAGCGACAACCGGAAAATCTGTGCCGCATTCCATCGGGCCGCGGCGTGCCGGGGATTGCACCAAACTGGTCTCGGGCTCTGTGCGGGCGGCAACGCTGCTGGGGTGGGAGCCGACCCGGTCCGACCTTGAGACGATGATTGCGGATGCCTGGGGCTGGCACAAAGCCGGCGCATACGAGCGCTAG
- a CDS encoding ABC transporter ATP-binding protein, with protein sequence MTIPVFEPWNDPEAKPLIQFQNVTKRFGEFTAIDDLTLGIYEKEFFALLGPSGCGKTTMMRMLAGFETPTEGKIFLSGQDIAPVPPNKRLVNMMFQSYALFPHLSVWDNIAFGLKRENKPKHDIAERVQEMLRLTRLEKFARRKPHQISGGQRQRVALARSLAKAPKLLLLDEPLGALDKKLRQDTQFELMDIQEKTGTTFVIVTHDQEEAMTVASRVAVMDNGRIVQVATPDRIYETPNSLYVADFIGDVNIIGGTATPTGPEQYAVNWKDGAAPLTVKSQASFSDGQDCHLAIRPEKVTISAERPAEADNTVQGRILDIAYLGNISTYHVELPSGAVIKAQAANTRRIARRAFTWEDPVWLSWTATAGVLLAN encoded by the coding sequence GTGACCATTCCTGTTTTTGAACCCTGGAACGATCCGGAGGCCAAGCCCCTGATCCAATTCCAGAACGTCACCAAACGCTTTGGCGAGTTCACCGCCATCGATGATCTGACGCTCGGGATTTATGAGAAAGAGTTCTTTGCCCTACTTGGCCCTTCGGGCTGTGGCAAAACGACAATGATGCGGATGCTTGCCGGGTTTGAGACCCCAACCGAAGGCAAGATTTTCCTGTCAGGTCAGGACATTGCCCCGGTCCCCCCGAATAAGCGGCTGGTGAATATGATGTTCCAGTCCTACGCGCTGTTCCCGCATCTGAGCGTCTGGGACAATATCGCCTTTGGACTGAAGCGCGAGAATAAGCCCAAGCATGACATCGCCGAACGGGTGCAGGAAATGCTGCGACTGACCCGGCTTGAGAAATTCGCCCGCCGCAAACCGCACCAGATTTCCGGCGGCCAACGTCAGCGGGTTGCCTTGGCCCGGTCGCTGGCAAAAGCTCCGAAACTGCTGTTGCTGGACGAACCGCTCGGCGCGCTCGATAAAAAACTGCGCCAGGATACTCAGTTTGAACTGATGGATATTCAGGAGAAAACCGGCACCACCTTTGTCATTGTCACCCATGATCAGGAAGAGGCAATGACTGTCGCCTCCCGCGTGGCGGTGATGGACAATGGCCGGATCGTGCAGGTGGCCACGCCAGACCGGATCTATGAGACCCCAAATTCTCTGTATGTTGCGGATTTCATCGGCGATGTGAACATCATCGGCGGCACAGCCACCCCCACCGGCCCCGAACAATACGCAGTGAACTGGAAAGACGGCGCCGCCCCGCTCACGGTCAAAAGTCAGGCATCCTTCTCCGATGGGCAGGACTGCCATCTGGCGATCCGCCCGGAGAAAGTCACGATCAGCGCGGAGCGCCCGGCGGAGGCTGACAACACGGTGCAGGGGCGCATTCTGGATATTGCCTACCTTGGCAATATCTCCACCTATCATGTTGAACTGCCCTCCGGAGCGGTGATCAAGGCGCAGGCCGCCAACACCCGCCGCATCGCACGCCGCGCCTTTACCTGGGAAGACCCGGTCTGGCTGTCTTGGACAGCCACCGCCGGTGTTCTGCTGGCGAACTGA